A genomic window from Candidatus Marinimicrobia bacterium CG08_land_8_20_14_0_20_45_22 includes:
- the fabF gene encoding beta-ketoacyl-[acyl-carrier-protein] synthase II: MKRRVVVTGLGIITPIGCSLPDYWESLENGTSGVKLIESFDAHELPVRIAAEARAFDPVTYLPLKDIKRMDRMAQLGVSAAKQAVDDSQLLTSTFRQERVGVVTGSGIGGIETLEFQHSQLITKGARFVSPLFIPMMIPNIFPGQIAIDFGFSGPNYSVASACATSSHAIGIAMMHILCNDADVMITGGSEASITPLAIAGFSNMKALSRRNDEPARASRPFDLNRDGFIVGEGAGIIVLEELGHALKRDAHIYAELVGYGFSEDAFHITQPHPGGKGSAMAIENAIRMSGLPKEAFGYINAHGTSTILNDKLETIAIKSVFGDDAKKIAISSTKSMTGHLLGAAGAIEFIALVLAMNHQIIPPTINYETPDPECDLNYTPNIAQKRDFSAGLSNNFGFGGHNSVLAIKKFEK, translated from the coding sequence ATGAAAAGACGAGTCGTCGTCACCGGATTGGGAATCATCACGCCCATCGGTTGCAGTTTACCCGATTATTGGGAATCTCTCGAAAACGGAACAAGTGGCGTCAAACTAATCGAATCGTTTGACGCCCACGAGTTGCCGGTTCGCATCGCCGCTGAAGCCCGCGCCTTCGATCCAGTCACATATTTACCTCTCAAAGATATTAAACGCATGGATCGCATGGCACAATTAGGCGTTTCCGCGGCAAAACAGGCTGTCGATGATTCTCAATTACTTACATCCACTTTTCGTCAGGAAAGGGTCGGCGTTGTCACCGGCTCCGGGATCGGTGGAATCGAAACACTCGAATTCCAGCATTCCCAGCTAATAACAAAAGGCGCGCGTTTTGTTAGCCCGTTATTTATTCCCATGATGATCCCGAACATTTTCCCCGGACAAATTGCCATTGATTTCGGATTTTCCGGGCCGAATTACTCAGTCGCCTCGGCTTGCGCAACTTCGTCTCATGCAATAGGCATCGCCATGATGCATATACTTTGCAATGATGCAGATGTGATGATTACCGGCGGCTCTGAAGCGAGCATAACGCCGCTGGCAATCGCCGGATTTTCGAATATGAAAGCGCTCTCTCGGCGTAATGATGAACCCGCTCGCGCAAGCCGTCCATTCGACCTAAATCGCGACGGCTTTATAGTCGGCGAAGGAGCAGGCATAATCGTCCTCGAAGAACTCGGACATGCCTTGAAACGCGACGCACATATTTACGCAGAACTTGTTGGATACGGTTTTTCCGAAGACGCCTTTCACATCACACAGCCACACCCGGGAGGAAAAGGCTCGGCAATGGCCATCGAAAACGCTATTCGTATGTCCGGACTTCCCAAAGAGGCATTCGGTTACATCAATGCGCATGGAACTTCGACGATTCTTAACGATAAATTAGAAACGATTGCCATCAAATCGGTCTTTGGCGACGATGCAAAGAAAATCGCCATTAGTTCTACGAAATCGATGACCGGGCATTTGCTGGGAGCGGCAGGAGCGATCGAGTTTATCGCTCTCGTTCTCGCCATGAATCATCAAATCATTCCTCCGACAATCAATTACGAAACGCCAGACCCGGAATGTGATCTGAATTATACACCCAACATAGCGCAGAAACGCGATTTTTCCGCTGGGCTGAGCAATAATTTCGGATTCGGAGGACACAATTCGGTTCTTGCTATTAAAAAGTTTGAGAAATAA
- the fabD gene encoding [acyl-carrier-protein] S-malonyltransferase, whose protein sequence is MPKKAFVFPGQASQYIGMGADFYEKGKIARSYFDAAESQLGFALKEFSFNGPLNKLTQTAITQPAIFTFSLIVYEELKQRGFQPEMVAGHSLGEYSALVAAGSLPFEEGLNLVKIRSEQMQIATEKTVGTMAAIVGLSIDKVREIISDSSVTGICNVANVNSPSQIVISGETHSIQMMMREMKNAGAKMVVELTVGGAFHSELMTGARIELKKALDAAIFKPPSYPIYLNVTAKASVDPIEIRQRLIEQLTSPVLWSDSIHAMINDGADTFVEVGPGKVLQGLIKRTSGDVNIFGISTWHELTRFQWS, encoded by the coding sequence ATGCCTAAGAAAGCGTTCGTTTTCCCGGGACAGGCGTCACAATATATCGGCATGGGCGCCGACTTCTACGAAAAAGGTAAAATCGCGCGTTCTTATTTCGATGCCGCGGAGTCACAGCTCGGTTTCGCACTGAAAGAATTCTCCTTCAACGGACCGTTGAACAAACTGACACAAACCGCCATAACGCAACCGGCAATTTTTACGTTTTCGCTTATCGTTTATGAAGAATTGAAACAGCGCGGATTCCAGCCGGAAATGGTCGCTGGTCATAGTTTGGGTGAATACTCCGCACTCGTCGCCGCTGGTTCACTTCCCTTTGAAGAAGGACTGAATCTCGTCAAAATCCGTTCCGAGCAAATGCAGATTGCAACCGAAAAAACCGTCGGCACAATGGCGGCAATCGTCGGTTTGTCTATCGATAAAGTTCGTGAGATTATCTCGGATTCTTCAGTAACCGGCATTTGCAACGTCGCCAACGTTAATTCGCCAAGTCAGATAGTCATTAGCGGTGAAACGCATTCCATTCAGATGATGATGCGTGAAATGAAAAATGCCGGCGCAAAAATGGTTGTAGAATTGACGGTCGGCGGCGCATTTCACTCCGAATTGATGACCGGCGCACGCATCGAATTGAAAAAAGCGTTAGACGCCGCGATTTTTAAACCGCCATCCTATCCCATTTACCTAAACGTCACAGCAAAAGCGTCGGTAGATCCGATAGAAATCCGTCAACGGCTAATTGAACAATTGACGTCGCCCGTTCTCTGGAGTGACAGCATTCACGCGATGATCAATGACGGCGCTGACACATTCGTCGAAGTCGGACCCGGAAAGGTTTTACAAGGACTTATCAAGCGTACTTCCGGCGATGTAAATATTTTCGGCATTTCAACATGGCACGAACTGACGAGGTTTCAATGGAGTTAA
- a CDS encoding beta-ketoacyl-ACP reductase, protein MELNFKDKIVVVTGSGRGIGFAIAETFAQKQATVILSDYAQSALDSAIADFTEKGYTFDAVSCNVADTENVEKFVETVIGKFGKIDVLVNNAGITRDNLLLRMKDDQWNAVLETNLKGVFLMTRAVSKHLIRQRFGKVINISSVVGLTGNIGQSNYSASKAGVIGFSKSVAQELASRNITVNVIAPGFIETTMTSVLSDVMKEEFIKKIPLHRAGTPKDVAHVALFLASPLADYLTGQVIQVDGGMVM, encoded by the coding sequence ATGGAGTTAAATTTTAAGGATAAAATTGTAGTCGTCACGGGTTCCGGAAGAGGGATAGGATTCGCGATAGCTGAAACATTTGCACAAAAACAGGCAACTGTCATTCTTTCTGATTACGCACAATCAGCACTTGATTCTGCCATTGCCGATTTCACCGAAAAAGGTTACACTTTTGACGCGGTTTCCTGCAATGTCGCCGATACGGAAAACGTTGAAAAATTCGTCGAAACCGTGATCGGGAAATTCGGAAAAATCGACGTGTTGGTCAATAATGCAGGCATCACCCGCGACAACCTTTTACTCAGAATGAAGGATGACCAGTGGAACGCCGTTTTGGAAACGAATTTGAAAGGCGTTTTTCTAATGACTCGCGCTGTTTCCAAACACTTGATCCGGCAACGATTTGGAAAAGTTATCAATATCAGTTCGGTTGTTGGGTTGACGGGAAACATCGGTCAATCAAATTACTCCGCTAGCAAGGCTGGAGTCATTGGTTTTTCAAAATCTGTCGCGCAGGAACTCGCTTCCCGAAACATCACGGTCAATGTGATTGCGCCGGGATTTATAGAAACGACGATGACGTCCGTTCTTTCTGACGTCATGAAAGAAGAATTTATAAAAAAAATACCCCTACATCGGGCTGGGACACCAAAAGATGTCGCGCATGTTGCGCTTTTCTTAGCATCGCCGTTGGCTGATTACCTGACGGGTCAGGTCATTCAGGTCGATGGCGGAATGGTCATGTAA
- the rnc gene encoding ribonuclease III produces MTLKFSLLNLFHKTRSPLEKKLGYSFKNPDLLRLAVTHRSKAAKSHLSYERLEFLGDAILEMIVSEYLYKKYPEKLEGALTLSRSIIVNGDSLYEVGKKLNLLENLLLDKSLNVQNVPAMKKIYSSVVESLLGAIYIDGGLKAVYPFVNEWILLDGKREIATARYNYKGQIFEICQKQGKESPRFEIEEMTGPDHARFYKIAVVIDGKKLGFGVGHTKLAAEQKAAKVAYFKLTAYRKKRPV; encoded by the coding sequence ATAACATTGAAATTTTCACTACTAAATCTTTTCCACAAAACTCGTTCTCCCCTCGAGAAAAAACTGGGGTATTCATTTAAAAATCCCGACTTGCTCCGCTTGGCAGTAACTCACCGATCAAAAGCGGCTAAAAGTCATCTCTCCTACGAACGGCTGGAATTCCTCGGCGATGCAATTCTGGAGATGATCGTGTCTGAATATTTATATAAAAAATATCCGGAAAAATTAGAAGGCGCTCTGACGCTTTCTCGCTCCATTATTGTCAACGGCGATTCACTTTATGAGGTCGGAAAGAAACTCAATCTGCTGGAGAATTTACTTCTGGATAAAAGCCTCAATGTTCAAAACGTACCAGCCATGAAGAAAATCTATTCCAGCGTCGTGGAATCGCTTCTTGGCGCCATTTATATCGACGGCGGATTGAAAGCGGTTTATCCGTTTGTCAATGAATGGATTTTGCTCGACGGCAAGCGAGAGATCGCTACTGCACGTTATAATTACAAGGGACAGATTTTTGAAATTTGCCAAAAACAAGGTAAAGAATCTCCCCGCTTCGAAATAGAAGAGATGACTGGACCCGACCATGCACGTTTCTATAAAATCGCCGTCGTCATCGATGGGAAAAAACTGGGGTTCGGCGTCGGACATACTAAACTAGCCGCCGAGCAAAAAGCCGCAAAAGTAGCCTACTTTAAATTAACAGCCTACCGAAAAAAGCGGCCTGTTTAG
- the acpP gene encoding acyl carrier protein yields MDNFQKVQEIVADKLGIEKSKIKMEASFIDDLGADSLDTVELIMKMEEKFGIEIPDEEAEKLKTVGDVVRYIDTVIK; encoded by the coding sequence ATGGATAATTTTCAGAAAGTCCAAGAAATCGTAGCCGATAAACTCGGTATAGAAAAATCGAAAATCAAAATGGAAGCGTCGTTCATTGACGATTTGGGCGCCGATTCTCTCGACACCGTTGAACTCATCATGAAAATGGAAGAAAAGTTCGGCATCGAAATTCCGGATGAAGAAGCCGAAAAATTGAAGACCGTCGGTGATGTTGTTCGATATATTGACACCGTTATTAAATAA